One part of the Brevundimonas sp. NIBR11 genome encodes these proteins:
- the ahcY gene encoding adenosylhomocysteinase gives MTDYIVRDISLAPFGNKEIAIAETEMPGLMALRDEFGPQQILKGARIAGSLHMTIQTAVLIQTLEALGADVRWASCNIFSTQDHAAAAIAANGTPVFATKGETLEEYWDYAHKIFEWSDGGYPNLILDDGGDATLLCVLGPKAEKDLSLISNPQNEEEEALFKVMKRYIAEKPGFYSAIRDAIGGVSEETTTGVHRLYEMAKKGDLPFPAINVNDSVTKSKFDNLYGCRESLVDAIRRGTDVMLSGKVAVVCGYGDVGKGSAASLRQGGARVKVTEVDPICALQAAMEGYEVVTVEDVAGEADIFVTATGNLDVLTVEHMRAMKNNAIVCNIGHFDSEIQVAGLKNFKWDEIKPQVHHVEFPDGKKIILLSEGRLVNLGNATGHPSFVMSASFTNQTLAQIELWTNIKAYENQVYTLPKHLDEKVAMLHLAKLGAKLTVLNKEQADYIGVPTAGPFKPDHYRY, from the coding sequence ATGACCGACTATATCGTCCGCGACATCTCGCTCGCCCCCTTCGGCAACAAGGAAATCGCCATCGCCGAAACGGAAATGCCGGGCCTGATGGCGCTGCGCGACGAGTTCGGCCCGCAACAGATCCTCAAGGGCGCCCGCATCGCCGGCTCGCTGCACATGACGATCCAGACGGCCGTGCTGATCCAGACGCTGGAAGCTCTGGGCGCCGACGTCCGTTGGGCCTCGTGCAACATCTTCTCGACCCAGGACCACGCCGCGGCCGCCATCGCCGCCAACGGCACGCCCGTCTTCGCCACCAAGGGCGAGACGCTGGAAGAATACTGGGACTACGCCCACAAGATCTTCGAATGGTCGGACGGCGGTTACCCCAACCTGATCCTCGACGACGGCGGCGACGCGACCCTGTTGTGCGTGCTTGGCCCGAAGGCTGAAAAAGACCTGTCGCTGATCTCGAACCCGCAGAATGAAGAAGAGGAAGCCCTCTTCAAGGTCATGAAGCGCTACATCGCCGAGAAGCCCGGCTTCTACTCGGCCATCCGCGACGCCATCGGCGGCGTGTCGGAAGAAACCACCACGGGCGTCCACCGCCTGTACGAAATGGCCAAGAAGGGCGACCTGCCGTTCCCCGCCATCAACGTCAACGACAGCGTCACCAAGTCCAAGTTCGACAACCTGTACGGCTGCCGTGAATCGCTGGTCGACGCGATCCGTCGCGGCACCGACGTCATGCTGTCGGGCAAGGTCGCCGTGGTCTGCGGCTACGGCGACGTGGGGAAGGGCTCGGCCGCCTCGCTGCGCCAGGGCGGCGCCCGCGTGAAGGTCACCGAAGTCGATCCGATCTGCGCTTTGCAGGCCGCGATGGAAGGCTATGAGGTCGTCACCGTCGAGGACGTCGCCGGCGAGGCCGACATCTTCGTCACCGCCACGGGCAACTTGGACGTCCTGACCGTCGAGCACATGCGCGCGATGAAGAACAACGCCATCGTCTGCAACATCGGCCACTTCGATTCCGAGATTCAGGTCGCCGGCCTGAAGAACTTCAAGTGGGACGAGATCAAGCCGCAGGTCCACCACGTCGAGTTCCCGGACGGCAAGAAGATCATCCTGCTGTCGGAAGGCCGTCTGGTGAACCTGGGCAACGCCACGGGCCACCCCTCGTTCGTGATGTCGGCGTCCTTCACCAACCAGACGCTGGCCCAGATCGAACTGTGGACCAACATCAAGGCCTACGAGAACCAGGTCTACACCCTGCCCAAGCACCTCGATGAGAAGGTCGCCATGCTTCACCTGGCCAAGCTGGGCGCCAAGCTGACCGTGCTCAACAAGGAACAGGCCGATTACATCGGCGTCCCGACCGCCGGCCCGTTCAAGCCGGATCATTACCGGTACTAG
- a CDS encoding twin transmembrane helix small protein, whose protein sequence is MNVFDILVLIAIGAVAVTLGFGIYSLYRGGDYARSNSNKLMRLRVVLQATAIVLLMAGLWWKSTHGA, encoded by the coding sequence ATGAACGTCTTCGACATCCTCGTCCTGATCGCCATCGGCGCGGTCGCCGTCACCCTCGGCTTCGGCATCTATTCGCTGTATCGCGGCGGCGACTATGCCCGTTCCAACTCCAACAAGCTGATGCGGCTCCGGGTCGTGCTGCAGGCGACGGCGATCGTGTTGCTGATGGCCGGCCTGTGGTGGAAATCCACGCACGGAGCCTGA
- a CDS encoding cob(I)yrinic acid a,c-diamide adenosyltransferase produces MVVLNKIYTRTGDGGDTGLASGARVSKTDPRVEAYGTVDELNAVIGVARLHAGQNDRIDAMLSRIQNELFDLGADLATPLDPPPKWEALRIVQSQIDRLEAEIDWMNESLKALDSFILPGGSPLSAHLHLARTVARRAERDAIRLMETGTPVTVEAIRYLNRLSDHLFVAARRANANGASDVKWVPGATR; encoded by the coding sequence GTGGTCGTCCTCAACAAGATCTACACCCGCACCGGCGACGGCGGCGACACGGGGCTGGCGTCGGGGGCGCGCGTTTCCAAGACCGATCCGCGCGTGGAGGCCTACGGGACCGTCGACGAGCTGAACGCCGTCATCGGCGTCGCCCGCTTGCACGCGGGCCAGAACGATCGCATCGACGCCATGCTGAGCCGGATCCAGAACGAACTGTTCGACCTGGGTGCCGACCTGGCGACACCGCTCGATCCGCCGCCGAAATGGGAGGCGTTGCGCATCGTCCAGTCGCAGATCGACCGGCTGGAGGCCGAAATCGACTGGATGAACGAGAGCCTGAAGGCGCTGGACAGCTTCATCCTGCCCGGTGGTTCGCCGCTGTCGGCGCACCTGCATCTGGCGCGGACGGTGGCGCGCCGGGCCGAGAGGGACGCGATCCGGCTGATGGAGACGGGGACGCCGGTGACGGTCGAGGCGATCCGCTATCTGAACCGCCTGTCCGACCATCTGTTCGTCGCCGCCCGCCGGGCAAACGCCAACGGAGCCTCGGACGTGAAGTGGGTTCCGGGGGCGACGCGCTGA
- a CDS encoding CoA-acylating methylmalonate-semialdehyde dehydrogenase, protein MRDINHFIDGASFTGTSGRFADVFNPNTGEVQARVQLASVEEMDRAVQSAQNAFEGWSSTNPQRRARVMFEFKRLVEANMNELAELLSSEHGKVIADSKGDIQRGLEVIEFACGIPHALKGEYTWGAGPGIDVYSMRQPLGVVAGITPFNFPAMIPMWMFGVAVAVGNTFILKPSERDPSVPVRLAELMMEAGAPAGVLNVVHGDKAAVDAILTHPLIHAVSFVGSSDIAHYVYQTGAANHKRVQAMGGAKNHGIVLPDADMDQVIKDLAGAAYGSAGERCMALPVVVPVGKKTADELRERMVAEIDTLRVGVSTDAGAHYGPVVTAQHKARVEGWIDQGVKDGAELVVDGRGFTLQGHEKGYFVGPSLFDHVTPDMESYKEEIFGPVLQIVRAASFEEALSLPSKHQYGNGVAIFTQNGRAARDFAARVNVGMVGINVPIPVPVAYHTFGGWKRSAFGDTNQHGMEGVKFWTKVKTVTARWPDSDLEHADSSFVIPTMG, encoded by the coding sequence ATGCGCGACATCAACCACTTCATCGACGGCGCGTCCTTCACGGGGACCTCGGGCCGGTTCGCCGACGTGTTCAACCCGAACACCGGCGAGGTCCAGGCGCGCGTCCAACTGGCCTCGGTCGAGGAGATGGATCGCGCGGTCCAGTCGGCCCAGAACGCCTTCGAGGGCTGGTCCTCGACCAACCCGCAGCGCCGCGCCCGCGTGATGTTCGAGTTCAAACGCCTGGTCGAGGCGAACATGAACGAGCTGGCCGAGTTGCTGTCGTCGGAACACGGCAAGGTCATCGCCGACTCGAAAGGCGACATCCAGCGCGGTCTGGAGGTCATCGAGTTCGCCTGCGGCATCCCGCACGCGCTGAAGGGCGAGTATACCTGGGGCGCCGGCCCCGGCATCGACGTCTATTCGATGCGCCAGCCGCTGGGCGTGGTCGCAGGGATAACCCCGTTCAACTTCCCCGCCATGATCCCGATGTGGATGTTCGGCGTGGCCGTCGCCGTCGGCAACACCTTCATCCTCAAGCCGTCGGAGCGGGACCCGTCGGTTCCGGTGCGTCTGGCCGAGCTGATGATGGAGGCGGGGGCGCCCGCCGGCGTGCTGAACGTCGTCCACGGCGACAAGGCGGCGGTCGACGCCATCCTGACCCATCCGCTGATCCATGCGGTCAGCTTCGTCGGCTCGTCCGACATCGCCCACTATGTCTACCAGACGGGCGCGGCCAACCATAAGCGGGTCCAGGCCATGGGCGGGGCCAAGAACCACGGCATCGTCCTGCCCGACGCCGACATGGATCAGGTCATCAAGGATCTGGCGGGCGCGGCCTACGGCTCGGCAGGGGAGCGCTGCATGGCCCTGCCCGTCGTGGTGCCGGTCGGAAAGAAGACCGCCGACGAACTGCGCGAACGGATGGTGGCCGAGATCGACACCCTGCGCGTCGGCGTCTCCACCGACGCGGGCGCCCACTACGGCCCCGTCGTCACGGCCCAGCACAAGGCCCGCGTCGAGGGCTGGATCGATCAGGGCGTCAAGGACGGCGCCGAACTGGTCGTCGACGGTCGCGGCTTCACCCTGCAGGGCCACGAGAAGGGCTATTTCGTCGGCCCGTCGCTGTTCGACCACGTCACGCCGGACATGGAGAGCTACAAGGAAGAGATCTTCGGCCCCGTGCTGCAGATCGTCCGCGCCGCCTCGTTCGAAGAGGCCCTGTCTCTGCCGTCGAAGCACCAGTACGGCAACGGCGTCGCCATCTTCACCCAGAACGGCCGCGCGGCCCGCGACTTCGCCGCCCGCGTCAACGTCGGCATGGTCGGCATCAATGTGCCGATCCCGGTGCCGGTCGCCTATCACACCTTCGGCGGCTGGAAGCGCTCGGCCTTCGGCGACACCAATCAGCACGGCATGGAGGGCGTGAAGTTCTGGACCAAGGTCAAGACGGTCACTGCACGCTGGCCGGACAGCGATTTGGAGCACGCCGACAGCTCCTTCGTCATCCCGACCATGGGGTGA
- a CDS encoding aminotransferase class V-fold PLP-dependent enzyme, translating to MSFKPLFSRALELDPERLHFAAHSHHLWPDASFDGQVRAWVEANHFADRKWDLVFGEVIPEAQKHVARELGLPDPDTVVFAPNTHDFLIRLVSGWETKPVRILTTDGEFHSFRRQADRWEESGEIVVTRVPLEPFETFDARFTAAGKAGGHDLVLVSQVFFKTGQAIDCIDDLAALAKPEGPWVVVDGYHGFMATPTDLSGVADRIFYMAGGYKYAMTGEGACFLHAPPGFCERPVVTGWFAEFGNLTGPPDGVQYREDGGRFWGATFDSSGLYRFNAVRRMLDEEGLTTADVSAHADRLRTRFEQALAAGDCGALNAAEVLNPIGDAEGPHARFLALRHADAQHWKARLLDAQIVTDVRDDTLRFGFGLYQSDEDVERLIAVCKRLF from the coding sequence ATGAGTTTCAAACCCCTTTTCTCCCGCGCGCTCGAACTCGATCCCGAGCGGCTGCATTTCGCGGCGCACAGCCATCATCTGTGGCCAGACGCCTCGTTCGACGGCCAGGTGCGGGCCTGGGTCGAGGCGAACCATTTCGCCGACCGGAAATGGGATCTGGTCTTCGGCGAGGTCATCCCCGAGGCGCAGAAGCATGTCGCCAGGGAACTGGGCCTGCCGGACCCGGACACGGTCGTCTTCGCGCCCAACACCCACGACTTCCTGATCCGCCTCGTCTCGGGCTGGGAGACCAAGCCCGTCCGCATCCTGACCACGGACGGCGAGTTCCACTCCTTCCGCCGTCAGGCCGACCGCTGGGAAGAAAGCGGCGAGATCGTCGTCACCCGTGTGCCGCTGGAGCCGTTCGAGACCTTCGACGCCCGTTTCACGGCGGCCGGGAAGGCGGGCGGCCATGACCTCGTTCTGGTCAGCCAGGTCTTCTTCAAGACAGGCCAGGCGATCGACTGCATCGACGATCTGGCGGCGCTGGCCAAGCCGGAGGGGCCGTGGGTGGTCGTCGACGGCTATCACGGCTTTATGGCCACCCCGACCGACCTGTCGGGCGTGGCGGACCGGATCTTCTATATGGCGGGCGGCTACAAATACGCGATGACGGGCGAGGGCGCCTGCTTCCTCCACGCCCCGCCGGGCTTCTGCGAGCGTCCGGTCGTCACCGGCTGGTTCGCCGAGTTCGGCAATCTGACGGGCCCGCCGGACGGGGTTCAGTATCGCGAGGACGGCGGCCGGTTCTGGGGCGCGACGTTCGATTCATCCGGCCTCTACCGCTTCAACGCCGTGCGCCGGATGCTGGATGAAGAGGGGCTGACGACGGCCGACGTCTCGGCTCATGCGGATCGACTGAGGACCCGGTTCGAACAGGCCTTGGCGGCCGGGGATTGCGGCGCCTTGAACGCCGCCGAGGTGCTGAACCCGATCGGCGACGCCGAGGGTCCGCATGCCCGCTTCCTCGCTCTGCGACACGCCGACGCCCAGCACTGGAAGGCGCGGCTCCTGGACGCGCAGATTGTCACCGACGTGCGCGACGACACCCTGCGCTTCGGCTTCGGCCTCTATCAGTCCGATGAGGACGTCGAACGGCTGATCGCCGTCTGCAAGCGGCTGTTCTGA